A genomic segment from Neodiprion lecontei isolate iyNeoLeco1 chromosome 1, iyNeoLeco1.1, whole genome shotgun sequence encodes:
- the LOC107223319 gene encoding 4-coumarate--CoA ligase 1, producing the protein MSADNEKVISSIIPKTPTPRMSLGQYMLNCLRNNGTSVAQVDAVTGETLKYNEILEQSIRLCESLRKRGLKSGDHVAISSENRLNLVIPTLASLYLGAAIAPLNPTYSKAELLHALSISKPSIIFVSPRSEKLVLEIIDEMNPKPLVIQLSSDADSSGIPTLADILAETEPVLELDSFSCVELQGYKKQAAVILCSSGTTGLAKGVMLSHHNLLTLVQHFKNPDFVNLNPDRPLLGLLPYFHGYGFSLVLGLIATRGKAIVMSEFDPLVFLSAIQTHKVAIVPLVPPIMVFLAKHPIVAKFDLSSIQEIICGAAPLSEEIQTAVMRRLGVPCIRQGYGMTETTVIVSLSPKTKNKSGSAGIISPDTLCKVVDVETSKVLGPREQGEICIAGDLVMMGYCGDPKATAEIIDKDGWLHTGDIGYYDEDGYIFVVDRLKELIKYKAFQVPPAELEAILLKHPAVKDAAVIGIPDENSGELPLAFVARQPGAQVSAEEIRKFVDGQVSPSKWLRGGVRFIEEIPKSPSGKILRRELRKLISKL; encoded by the exons ATGTCAGCGGATAATGAAAAGGTGATAAGCAGCATCATTCCGAAAACTCCAACGCCTCGAATGTCTCTTGGGCAGTACATGCTGAACTGTCTACGCAACAATGGAACAAGCGTTGCACAA GTCGACGCTGTCACGGGAGAGACGCTCAAATACAACGAGATATTAGAGCAGAGCATTCGTTTGTGCGAGAGTCTACGTAAACGAGGGCTTAAGAGCGGTGATCACGTCGCTATTTCAAGCGAGAACCGATTGAATCTGGTCATTCCTACACTGGCTTCGCTTTACTTGGGCGCAGCGATAGCTCCCCTGAACCCAACTTATTCGAAAG CCGAGCTGTTGCACGCTCTGAGTATCTCAAAGCCGAGCATAATCTTCGTGTCACCTCGATCGGAGAAGCTCGTGCTGGAAATAATCGACGAGATGAATCCGAAGCCGCTGGTCATTCAACTCTCTTCGGATGCCGATTCCTCGGGTATTCCCACCCTAGCGGACATCCTTGCCGAGACTGAGCCAGTCTTGGAACTTGACAGCTTCAGTTGCGTCGAGCTTCAGGGCTACAAGAAGCAGGCCGCTGTCATTTTGTGCTCCAGTGGCACCACTGGATTGGCAAAAGGCGTCATGCTGTCTCATCACAACCTCCTGACTCTGGTCCAACATTTCAA GAATCCGGACTTCGTGAACCTGAATCCAGACCGTCCGCTACTCGGGCTTTTACCATATTTTCACGGTTACGGTTTCTCACTGGTTCTCGGGCTGATAGCCACCAGAGGAAAGGCCATCGTGATGAGCGAGTTCGACCCTCTGGTCTTCCTCAGCGCCATACAAACTCACAAGGTGGCGATCGTCCCGCTGGTACCGCCGATCATGGTGTTCCTCGCCAAGCATCCGATCGTCGCTAAATTCGACTTGAGCAGCATTCAAGAGATCATTTGCGGCGCGGCTCCGCTCTCCGAGGAG ATTCAAACGGCCGTGATGCGACGTCTCGGCGTCCCCTGCATCCGTCAGGGTTACGGCATGACCGAGACCACGGTGATAGTGTCCCTGAGTCCAAAGACGAAGAACAAGAGCGGAAGCGCGGGAATCATATCACCCGACACTTTGTGCAAGGTTGTCGACGTCGAGACTTCCAAGGTTCTCGGTCCCCGGGAACAGGGCGAGATCTGCATCGCCGGGGATCTCGTCATGATGGGATACTGCGGTGACCCCAAGGCCACGGCAGAGATAATAGACAAGGACGGATGGCTTCACACCGGCGACATCGGCTACTACGACGAGGACGGCTACATCTTCGTCGTCGATCGCCTCAAGGAGCTGATCAAGTACAAGGCCTTTCAGGTACCGCCGGCCGAGCTTGAGGCCATTCTGCTTAAGCACCCCGCGGTCAAGGATGCCGCCGTTATCGGCATCCCGGATGAGAACTCCGGGGAACTGCCGCTCGCCTTTGTTGCTCGACAGCCTGGAGCTCAGGTTTCGGCTGAAGAAATTCGAAAGTTCGTCGATG GACAAGTATCACCGTCAAAGTGGCTGAGAGGCGGTGTCCGGTTCATTGAAGAAATTCCAAAGAGTCCGTCAGGGAAAATACTCCGACGAGAGTTGCGAAAACTGATCTCAAAGTTGTAG
- the LOC107223314 gene encoding protein FAM166C-like, with product MVMGNRNLSENQATFYPPSLNPAYMGAHPPIKVGGSSYEGGTVSYFQSYRNETLSRFSMPPYEWGLQSTPYSPRPDLVAAAKVRDYNRSLSVPRNNITTIDAGRMREIDDLYKGVQMHRQQYKDHTGSLHPLSFFKADEYPFQCSPTLVPTYFSKHPETYTEYKRPPVLPLTFERATKTPYMPEFAFPGIYSPGNCIAYKR from the exons ATGGTGATGGGAAACCGAAATCTGTCCGAGAACCAGGCAACCTTTTATCCTCCTTCTTTAAATCCGGCATACATGGGCGCTCATCCGCCAATTAAAGTCGGAGGTTCATCCTACGAAGGGGGAACAGTCAGCTACTTCCAAAGTTACAGAAACGAGACTCTGTCCAGGTTTTCG ATGCCACCTTACGAATGGGGACTGCAAAGCACCCCTTACAGTCCAAGACCGGATTTAGTTGCTGCCGCGAAAGTTCGTGACTACAACAGGTCCTTGTCGGTCCCACGAAATAACATCACAACGATTGATGCAGGACGCATGCGGGAAATCGATGATCTGTACAAG GGCGTGCAAATGCATCGTCAACAGTACAAGGACCATACAGGATCCCTCCACCCGTTGAGCTTCTTCAAAGCGGACGAGTATCCGTTCCAGTGTTCCCCGACATTGGTACCCACCTACTTTTCCAAGCATCCGGAAACCTACACGGAGTACAAGCGACCTCCCGTCCTTCCTCTGACCTTTGAGAGGGCGACCAAGACCCCGTACATGCCCGAATTCGCCTTCCCGGGAATTTATTCTCCCGGCAACTGTATCGCCTACAAACGCTAA
- the LOC107223311 gene encoding E3 ubiquitin-protein ligase TRAIP — protein sequence MNITCCICAELLVPSDDVTFTPCGHFFHFVCVTHWLERSKTCPQCRTKVTEKTIHRAYFNFSNTDTNREDVGQLHSKIDSLKFEIKLKDLDIKNCGEENAKFKAQNTGLRAEVKKLEVEIEKHRSAIYALKEQAKYLKEKSSDADAAQKEVVRLKACLQQCHHIQTLITGSQVEVDKMLSESHDRESLVTYLSIMKREMSCSLQRRKEIRERVRKLQEELLVVKSERNDLMRKETKFRQLEANLSHCENEKKSLELKLDEIKKQLASNTTLRTSEDIQRYIAESPAPESMKASKKRATVPASIESDVETDDSPSVIQSPTPRKLKILRKSVVIPDTPELNLKDDSSNAVQSPTSRRMKILRKPLVITDTPESDVTPSVCGKKSDDEASSSYLPVKSQGVGVYSILSQSSRVRPSSSSLSILAKKPRLDLSQKGAKSKELQYDGFGGHSKVDDFPSPILKCKKKKNNLMSVRVKRSKTSDDNNKKLDKFFIDLT from the exons ATGAACATTACGTGCTGCATTTGTGCCGAGCTTCTTGTACCCTCGGACGATGTAACTTTCACACCATGCGgacatttctttcattttgtatGCGTTACTCACTGGTTGGAAAG GTCCAAGACTTGCCCGCAATGCCGAACAAAGGTCACAGAAAAAACAATCCACAGAgcgtatttcaatttttcgaacacAGACACAAATCGAGAAGATGTTGGACAGCTTCATAGTAAAATTGacagtttgaaatttgaaatcaaactAAAAGATTTGGATATTAAAAATTGCGGAGAAGAGAATGCAAAGTTTAAGGCACAAAACACCGGTCTTCGGGCAGAAGTTAAGAAACTTGAAGTTGAAATCGAGAAACACAGGTCTGCCATTTACGCCCTTAAGGAGCAAgccaaatatttgaaagaaaaaagctcTGATGCTGATGCGGCTCAGAAAGAAGTTGTTAGGTTGAAAGCATGTCTTCAACAATGTCACCA CATACAAACACTCATAACTGGTTCACAAGTCGAGGTAGACAAAATGCTCAGTGAATCACATGACAGAGAGTCACTTGTTACATATCTTTCCATAATGAAACG GGAAATGAGCTGCAGCTTACAGAGGCGCAAAGAAATCCGAGAAAGAGTCAGAAAGCTACAAGAAGAACTTCTTGTTGTCAAATCTGAGCGCAACGATCTTATGCGCAAAGAAACCAAATTcag ACAATTGGAGGCAAACTTGAGTCATTGTGAGAATGAGAAGAAATCGTTGGAATTAAAACTCGacgaaatcaaaaaacaaCTTGCTTCCAATACTACATTGCGAACCAGCGAAGACATTCAGCGATATATTGCTGAAAGTCCAGCTCCTGAAAGCATGAAGGCTTCTAAGAAGCGTGCAACAGTACCTGCTAGCATCGAATCCGATGTTGAAACA GATGATTCACCAAGTGTCATCCAAAGTCCAACTCCACGGAAACTAAAGATATTGAGAAAGTCAGTGGTAATACCTGATACCCCGGAACTCAACCTTaag GATGATTCATCGAATGCCGTTCAGAGTCCAACTTCGAGAAGAATGAAGATATTGAGGAAACCATTGGTAATAACTGATACCCCTGAATCCGATGTCACG CCTTCAGTATGCGGTAAAAAATCTGACGATGAGGCATCGTCGTCATATCTACCTGTCAAGTCTCAAGGTGTTGGCGTCTATTCAATATTGAGTCAGAGTAGCAGAGTTAGACCCTCGAGTTCAAGTCTCTCGATTTTGGCAAAGAAACCAAGACTTGATCTTTCACAG AAAGGGGCAAAATCTAAGGAGCTGCAGTACGATGGTTTCGGTGGACATTCAAAAGTCGATGATTTTCCGAGTCCGATTTTAAAGtgtaagaaaaagaagaataactTGATGTCAGTCAGAGTAAAACGGTCTAAAACCAGTGACGACAACAATAAAAagctcgataaattttttattgacttAACATAG
- the LOC107223310 gene encoding calcium and integrin-binding protein 1: MGSSVSTKQITQEKLEEYCQLTFLTKAEIMHIYKLFKTLGPEELNEDFKHRFPVEHIVKIFPAIRHNPFRDSIMRVFSSEQDGHFSFEDTLDLCSALSENCPEEVRAAWAFRIFDFDGDNQLSLDDLIESIERLTGLNENSEPRIDRPSSEYIAQAVLQEMDMDHTGSIAPQEFVHIVSRMPEFTLTFRFMP, translated from the exons ATGGGGAGCTCAGTTAGTACAAAACAAATTACCCAGGAAAAGTTGGAGGAGTATTGCCAGCTGACTTTTTTAACGAAAGCCGAAATCATGCA catttacAAGCTCTTCAAAACTTTGGGACCGGAAGAATTGAATGAAGATTTTAAACACAGATTCCCTGTCGAACATATTGTCAAGATTTTTCCAGCGATACGG CATAATCCTTTCCGCGATTCAATCATGAGGGTTTTCTCTTCGGAACAAGACGGTCATTTTAGCTTCGAGGACACTCTCGACTTGTGTTCTGCACTTTCGGAAAACTGCCCTGAGGAGGTCCGAGCCGCTTGGGCATTTCGAATTTTCG ACTTCGATGGCGATAATCAGCTGTCGCTTGATGATTTGATCGAATCTATAGAGAGATTAACTGGTTTAAACGAGAACAGCGAGCCTCGAATTGATCGGCCAAGTTCCGAGTACATTGCCCAAGCG GTGCTTCAAGAGATGGACATGGACCATACCGGAAGTATTGCGCCTCAAGAGTTCGTACACATCGTTTCCAGGATGCCAGAATTCACGCTCACGTTCAGATTCATGCCTTAG
- the LOC107223318 gene encoding translocation protein SEC63 homolog, whose translation MSGQKFQYDESGGTFFYFLLSFLALLLVPGTYYLWPRRPKQDPELLSRECQCDGCKKKKIILQSSEPWKETKALLTKSLIILGWVILLLLAYKVSQFDYEMANFDPFEILGVPSGSSQSEIKKAYRKLSLILHPDKETGNEKAFMKLTKAYQALTDDEARKNWEKYGNPDGPGAMSFGIALPSWIVEKENSVWVLGLYALVFMVALPTVVGMWWYRSIRYSGDQVLLDTTQLYYFFFHKTPSMTLKRVIMILAASYEFYKGRNNEIVERPGDNEEVPALIKQISNLGAKNKERPLCYLYSLKARALLHAHLSRMPLNPETLEKDRQYIVKKCPYLIQEMVTCVNQLILLAYARRIQRLPSIETIENCMKLCPMIVQGFWEFRNPLLQLPHITDDNLKYFLAKKRQIKSLQQFAQLKGEERRQILRALTDSQYEDIMKVLGSMPYIEFKVRSEVIDDENPTVYTAGAIVTVTVSLTRKDMKHLFGDNTVKEQTIIDDSKSGAAGEGNEEPVEEENQTLKKPAWVRQRKGPKKSNKKGSNKKAPSQKAVPVQAQATVTSAQQNNTPNARRKDEAKAEKDPNKEGVSDASDTELDSERSDDEESSHDKKDSAVDDDDTEWERFQQKISKREKILEGRSKLSHEVHCPLFPEAKQEYWWVYICDRKSHTLLTAPVHVTSLATFEEVQLRFTAPRWPGLYTFTVCLRSDSYIGFDQAQDIKLDVKEAPEIPTEHPQWDISDEETAEDVDAGDEHSEFTTDEDISDNE comes from the exons ATGAGTGGACAGAAATTTCAGTACGACGAAAGTGGCGGAACGTTTTTTTACTTCCTTCTATCATTCTTGGCTCTGCTACTGGTACCTGGGACATACTATTTGTGGCCACGTCGGCCGAAACAAG ATCCTGAACTTCTGTCGAGAGAATGCCAATGCGATggatgtaaaaagaaaaagatcaTCCTGCAATCAAGCGAGCCTTGGAAAGAAACTAAAGCGTTACTCAC GAAATCCCTCATCATCCTTGGCTGGGTCATTCTTTTATTATTGGCATATAAAGTTTCCCAGTTTGACTACGAGATGGCAAACTTTGatccatttgaaattttgggAGTTCCATCG GGGTCGTCACAAAGTGAAATCAAAAAAGCTTACAGAAAATTATCACTGATCCTCCATCCAGACAAAGAAACTGGAAATGAAAAGGCATTTATGAAATTAACCAAAG CCTATCAGGCCTTGACTGACGATGAAGCGagaaaaaattgggaaaaatatggaaatCCGGATGGACCCGGCGCTATGAGTTTCGGAATAGCTCTGCCGTCGTGGAtcgtagaaaaagaaaactcggTTTGGGTACTAGGGCTGTATGCTCTTGTATTTATGGTCGCATTACCAACTGTCGTTGGAATGTGGTGGTACCGAAGTATCCGATATTCTGGTGACCAG GTGCTGCTGGATACCACACAACTGTATTATTTCTTCTTCCATAAAACCCCTTCCATGACATTAAAACGGGTAATTATGATTCTGGCTGCATCTTATGAATTCTACAAAGGGCGTAACAACGAAATTGTAGAAAGACCAGGTGACAATGAAGAGGTTCCTGCT CTTATAAAGCAGATTAGTAATCTAGGAGCTAAGAACAAAGAGAGACCCTTGTGCTACCTTTATTCACTTAAAGCAAGAGCATTACTTCATGCTCATTTATCTCGGATGCCATTGAATCCGGAAACATTAGAGAAAGACCGTCAATATATTGTTAAAAAGTGTCCTTACCTCATACAAGAAATGGTTACTTGCGTCAATCAGTTGATATTATTAGCGTATGCCAGACGTA TTCAACGATTACCGAGTATTGAAACTATTGAAAACTGCATGAAGTTGTGCCCCATGATTGTACAAGGATTTTGGGAATTTAGAAATCCTCTTCTTCAATTGCCCCATATTACAGACGATAATCTTAAGTACTTCCTTGCAAAAAAG CGTCAAATCAAAAGTCTCCAACAGTTTGCGCAGTTGAAGGGGGAAGAGAGGCGTCAGATTCTTAGAGCTCTGACTGATAGTCAATATGAAGATATCATGAAAGTTCTTGGCAGTATGCCGTATATTGAATTCAAAGTTCGCTCAGAAG TCATCGACGATGAGAACCCAACTGTATATACAGCCGGAGCCATAGTGACAGTCACCGTGTCTCTCACACGTAAGGATATGAAACACTTGTTTGGTGACAATACTGTGAAGGAACAAACGATAATCGATGATAGCAAATCTGGTGCTGCTGGAGAAGGAAATGAAGAGCCTGTAGAAGAAGAGAATCAAACTCTTAAGAAACCTGCATGGGTGAGGCAAAGAAAGGGTCCTAAAAAGTCGAACAAAAAAGGTTCAAATAAGAAAGCACCATCACAGAAGGCGGTGCCCGTTCAAGCGCAAGCAACGGTAACTTCGGCTCAACAAAACAATACGCCAAATGCCAGGAGAAAGGATGAAGCTAAAGCAGAAAAAGACCCAAATAAGGAGGGCGTTTCAGATGCTAGTGACACTGAATTGGATTCGGAAAGAAGTGATGACGAAGAAAGTTCTCACGATAAAAAGGACTCTGCGGTTGATGATGACGATACTGAATGGGagag ATTTCAgcagaaaatttcaaagcgtGAAAAGATTCTAGAGGGCAGAAGCAAGCTCTCGCACGAAGTGCATTGCCCTTTGTTCCCAGAAGCAAAGCAGGAATATTGGTGGGTTTACATTTGTGATCGTAAAAGTCATACTCTGCTCACCGCACCTGTCCACGTGACATCATTGGCAACTTTTGAAGAGGTGCAGCTGCGGTTTACCGCACCTCGCTGGCCAGGTCTATACACCTTCACTGTATGCCTGCGCAGTGATTCCTACATTGGCTTTGATCAAGCTCAAGACATTAAA CTGGACGTGAAAGAAGCACCAGAGATACCAACAGAGCACCCACAATGGGACATATCTGACGAAGAAACAGCGGAGGATGTCGATGCTGGTGATGAACATTCCGAATTTACGACCGATGAAGACATCAGTGACAATGAATAA